One part of the Enterococcus sp. DIV1094 genome encodes these proteins:
- a CDS encoding GNAT family N-acetyltransferase, producing the protein MESYFGTEEWIKAASYTLRYAIFVLEQEIPAHLEFDGKDAYYPNLVRFHQEQPIATLRYQKLNDAKVQFDRFCVAKDWRKRGIGREMLQTAEKRTKSDAFQEVYLVAEMAAVPFYEKQGYQPFSDPLIEDGILCQQMRKKLHH; encoded by the coding sequence ATGGAATCTTATTTTGGGACAGAGGAATGGATAAAAGCTGCTAGTTACACGTTACGTTATGCCATCTTCGTTTTAGAACAAGAAATACCTGCACATTTAGAATTTGACGGCAAAGATGCGTATTACCCTAACCTTGTACGATTTCATCAAGAACAACCGATCGCTACCTTACGTTATCAAAAACTAAACGATGCGAAAGTCCAATTTGACCGTTTCTGTGTCGCAAAAGATTGGCGTAAACGCGGTATTGGTCGAGAAATGCTCCAAACGGCAGAAAAACGAACAAAAAGTGATGCTTTTCAGGAAGTTTATCTAGTTGCAGAAATGGCGGCAGTTCCTTTTTATGAAAAGCAAGGGTATCAGCCTTTCTCAGACCCACTGATCGAAGACGGCATCCTTTGCCAACAAATGCGAAAAAAGCTTCATCACTAA
- a CDS encoding M60 family metallopeptidase, producing MSVLDNKFGPSSNQSTGIYKRAGDTIEIYVDETTDQTALPIYSISGTALKDNFEGWNQIGQLRRGRNVIATNQEGVIHLRNETARTAQGKLSVEIRGGVTIPRFILGETTTQEWASILANHPDAQGYELVADRLILTGSNRTINLVKDPELILRSHLKVIELHDQTSGLDGSGPQHRLPINLGQHMRETAQDSWYMYAFFQHTGYHQQGGMQVVLDPLNANQWGIWHELGHIYQMTRMDWRGLDEVTVNIFSLRAQKALGVRSRLEQENTYSTIFNYLNSSGQKHFDNQGIWTRLGMFWQLELAFGEDFYPNLHKFYREEARSLPSEQAKRQYFVTSASKISGKNLLPFFEAWGIEVTPESRAELEKLPNLTKKIWEYRDEMTGEVGNIDGEENKDTQAPTVPTGLTASEVTTNSATIRWNQASDNIKVKGYHIYRDGKKVTSVEGTEFTDQNLASDTAYSYEVSAYDEAGNESAKSNAMTLRTKGESTDTQAPSVPNGLVAEEVTTNSVKLKWNQATDDVGVKGYHIYRNTVRVATVDRLEHLDLQLVSNTAYAYQVSAFDEAGNESGRSQFLTVVTRREEQADTQAPTVPSSLTAGTITTNSIQLNWQTATDNVAVTGYHIYRDGVRIQSISGTSFTDQSLTSNTTYTYQVSAYDAAGNESGKSQPLAVKTNEEAASQDTWRSDQIYVAGDTVIYQGIEYRAKWWVRGDRPDTSAAWERTSPLSMVEWNSSRSYVGGERVRYQGKIYEARWWNVNANPSTNSVWVLIG from the coding sequence ATGTCAGTATTAGATAACAAATTTGGTCCGAGTTCGAATCAATCAACAGGTATTTATAAACGTGCAGGGGATACGATTGAGATCTATGTTGATGAAACGACTGATCAGACAGCACTGCCTATTTATTCGATTTCTGGTACCGCATTAAAAGATAATTTTGAAGGTTGGAATCAAATTGGTCAATTGCGCAGAGGAAGAAATGTCATTGCAACAAATCAAGAAGGTGTCATTCATCTTAGAAATGAGACAGCTAGAACTGCTCAAGGAAAATTAAGTGTAGAGATTAGAGGAGGAGTCACGATCCCTCGGTTTATTTTGGGCGAAACTACGACACAAGAATGGGCATCGATTTTAGCCAATCATCCAGATGCACAAGGATATGAATTAGTAGCTGATCGCCTTATCTTGACAGGCTCAAACCGAACAATCAATTTGGTGAAGGATCCTGAACTGATTTTGAGAAGTCATCTGAAAGTAATTGAGTTGCACGATCAAACATCCGGATTAGATGGCAGCGGCCCTCAACATCGTTTACCAATCAATCTAGGTCAACATATGCGTGAAACAGCACAAGATAGCTGGTATATGTACGCTTTTTTCCAACATACTGGTTACCATCAACAAGGTGGGATGCAAGTTGTTCTTGATCCATTAAATGCAAACCAATGGGGAATTTGGCATGAATTAGGACACATTTATCAAATGACACGCATGGATTGGCGAGGTTTGGATGAAGTCACTGTCAATATTTTTTCGTTGAGGGCTCAAAAAGCACTTGGTGTGCGCAGTCGATTAGAACAAGAAAACACGTATTCTACGATTTTTAATTACTTGAATAGTTCAGGGCAAAAGCATTTTGATAATCAAGGAATATGGACTAGATTAGGAATGTTCTGGCAATTAGAATTAGCTTTTGGAGAAGATTTTTATCCCAATTTACATAAATTTTATCGAGAAGAAGCCCGTTCTCTTCCATCTGAACAAGCGAAACGCCAATATTTCGTTACGTCCGCTTCAAAAATAAGCGGCAAGAACTTATTACCGTTCTTTGAGGCTTGGGGAATTGAAGTCACACCAGAGAGTCGTGCAGAATTAGAGAAACTACCCAACTTGACCAAAAAGATTTGGGAGTACCGGGATGAAATGACTGGTGAAGTCGGAAATATCGATGGTGAAGAGAACAAAGATACCCAAGCACCAACGGTTCCAACAGGATTAACAGCAAGTGAAGTCACAACGAATTCTGCAACGATCAGATGGAATCAAGCCTCAGATAATATCAAAGTTAAAGGCTACCATATCTATCGTGATGGGAAAAAAGTTACTTCTGTTGAAGGAACAGAATTTACCGATCAAAACTTAGCAAGTGACACCGCTTATTCCTACGAAGTCAGCGCCTACGATGAAGCAGGCAATGAGTCAGCAAAAAGTAATGCAATGACTTTACGTACAAAAGGCGAAAGTACGGATACGCAAGCACCAAGTGTACCAAATGGGTTGGTCGCCGAAGAAGTGACGACGAATTCAGTGAAACTGAAATGGAACCAAGCAACGGATGATGTGGGCGTGAAAGGTTACCATATTTATCGTAATACAGTGAGAGTAGCGACTGTCGATCGTTTAGAACATTTAGATTTACAGTTAGTGAGTAATACAGCTTATGCTTATCAAGTGAGTGCGTTTGATGAAGCAGGGAATGAATCGGGCAGAAGCCAATTTTTAACGGTCGTCACTAGACGTGAAGAGCAAGCTGATACACAGGCACCAACTGTTCCGAGTAGTCTGACAGCTGGTACGATCACAACGAATAGCATCCAGCTGAACTGGCAAACAGCTACAGATAACGTAGCAGTGACGGGCTATCACATTTATCGTGATGGTGTCCGTATCCAATCGATCAGTGGCACATCATTTACCGATCAATCTTTGACGAGCAATACCACTTATACCTATCAAGTGAGTGCTTATGATGCAGCTGGGAATGAGTCAGGAAAAAGCCAGCCATTAGCAGTAAAAACAAATGAAGAAGCAGCGAGCCAAGATACTTGGAGAAGTGACCAAATCTACGTTGCTGGAGATACAGTTATCTATCAAGGAATCGAGTATCGTGCAAAATGGTGGGTTCGAGGTGATCGCCCGGATACTTCGGCGGCATGGGAAAGAACAAGTCCACTATCAATGGTTGAATGGAATAGCAGCCGCAGTTATGTTGGTGGGGAACGAGTGCGTTATCAAGGGAAGATTTATGAAGCAAGATGGTGGAATGTCAATGCAAATCCAAGTACGAACAGTGTCTGGGTATTGATAGGCTAG
- a CDS encoding ASCH domain-containing protein, producing MNEQAKKYWEEFWQGETPPTHVTAEQWGWEGTPMADELAALILKGIKTASCSSYDECLYYGEDPLSKIGSYTIVLNRKDEPVGIIKYTDMTIMPMNEVTEEIARAEGEGDLSYDYWYQVHKKFFKELMPQIGKEFYEEMPLAVERFELIDARKYK from the coding sequence ATGAATGAACAAGCAAAAAAGTATTGGGAAGAATTTTGGCAAGGTGAAACCCCTCCAACACATGTGACAGCAGAGCAGTGGGGCTGGGAGGGAACACCGATGGCAGATGAGTTGGCGGCCTTGATTTTAAAAGGGATCAAAACAGCGTCATGTTCATCCTACGATGAATGCCTGTATTACGGTGAAGACCCTCTGTCTAAAATCGGCAGTTATACCATTGTTTTAAATCGTAAAGACGAGCCTGTAGGTATCATAAAATATACAGATATGACGATAATGCCGATGAATGAAGTAACAGAAGAAATTGCCCGTGCTGAGGGTGAGGGTGATTTGAGCTATGATTACTGGTATCAAGTGCATAAAAAGTTTTTTAAAGAGTTGATGCCTCAAATTGGAAAAGAATTTTATGAAGAGATGCCCCTTGCTGTTGAACGGTTTGAATTAATCGATGCAAGGAAATATAAGTAA
- a CDS encoding VanZ family protein — translation MASYIEPIRFALLVFPFLALAISAVFFIYEYRKYGTFLLTRAVILYSFVFYLLCAYFLVILPLPTKEAVAQMTGPKMELQLFATWYNFRANTVLVLSDPSTYLPAMRQSVFLEPLFNVFLLLPFGIYLRYYFRLSFVKTVIASFCLSLFFELTQLTGLYFIYPRPYRLFDVNDLLTNTFGGMLGFIVTPIFTFMLPTRARMDEVSYEKGKTVSLTRRLVAYLIDWFVLSICTSILGVVGRLSIGSGEFTSYSWWVFIQVFLYFMILPFLTNGRTLGKKIVRIKLVEEGKERISFRALFIRYAYLYFLFFGLSWLGQVVGPVINEATGVTQMSAVFIFLCIFVAQIVFGLNLFLSFIRKKRVLFYEKASHTYTISTIKERKA, via the coding sequence ATGGCAAGCTATATCGAGCCGATTCGTTTTGCGTTACTCGTATTTCCATTTCTCGCATTAGCGATTTCTGCTGTCTTTTTTATTTATGAATACCGAAAATACGGGACATTTCTCCTGACAAGAGCAGTGATTTTGTATTCATTTGTTTTTTATCTATTGTGTGCGTACTTTTTAGTGATTTTACCGTTGCCGACCAAAGAAGCAGTGGCGCAAATGACTGGTCCGAAAATGGAATTGCAGTTGTTTGCAACTTGGTACAATTTCAGAGCGAATACTGTTCTTGTGTTGTCTGATCCAAGTACGTATTTACCGGCTATGAGACAAAGTGTTTTTTTAGAGCCATTATTCAATGTCTTTTTACTTTTACCTTTTGGGATCTATTTAAGATATTATTTTCGACTGTCTTTTGTGAAAACAGTCATCGCAAGCTTTTGTCTTTCGCTCTTTTTTGAATTGACACAATTAACCGGGTTATATTTTATTTATCCACGCCCATATCGTTTGTTTGATGTCAATGATTTACTGACAAACACCTTTGGAGGGATGCTTGGCTTCATCGTGACACCGATTTTCACGTTTATGTTGCCTACACGAGCAAGGATGGATGAAGTATCATATGAAAAAGGAAAGACAGTTTCATTGACACGTCGCTTAGTTGCCTATTTGATCGATTGGTTCGTTCTGTCCATTTGTACGTCGATCCTAGGAGTGGTGGGCCGTCTATCGATTGGGAGTGGCGAATTTACCTCATACAGTTGGTGGGTATTCATCCAAGTTTTCTTGTATTTCATGATTCTTCCTTTTTTAACAAATGGACGGACACTTGGGAAGAAAATCGTACGGATCAAATTAGTCGAAGAAGGCAAGGAACGGATCAGTTTTCGCGCGTTGTTCATCAGGTACGCGTATCTCTATTTCTTATTTTTCGGTTTGAGTTGGTTAGGGCAAGTTGTTGGGCCAGTCATCAATGAAGCGACTGGTGTCACACAGATGAGCGCGGTATTTATTTTCTTATGTATCTTTGTTGCACAAATCGTTTTCGGTCTGAATCTATTTTTATCATTTATTCGTAAGAAGCGCGTTTTATTCTATGAAAAAGCAAGTCACACCTATACGATCAGTACGATCAAAGAGAGAAAAGCTTGA
- the gpsB gene encoding cell division regulator GpsB, whose product MANLIYSPKDILQQEFKTKMRGYDPIEVDEFLDNIIKDYETYSKQLLALQEENDKLSAKVAQLSKNQGAAPTRTQQAETPKSAAVTNFDILKRLSNLEREVFGKKLDAQAGNVPPATPNPNNYTSTNEHDNEATRQF is encoded by the coding sequence ATGGCGAATTTGATTTATAGTCCTAAAGACATTTTACAACAAGAATTCAAAACAAAAATGCGCGGATATGATCCGATCGAAGTGGATGAATTCTTAGACAATATCATCAAAGATTACGAGACTTACAGCAAACAACTCCTTGCTTTACAAGAAGAAAACGATAAATTAAGTGCAAAAGTCGCTCAATTATCTAAAAACCAAGGAGCAGCTCCAACACGCACACAACAAGCAGAAACACCGAAAAGTGCGGCAGTAACGAATTTTGATATTTTAAAACGTCTATCAAATCTTGAACGTGAAGTATTTGGTAAAAAACTAGATGCACAAGCAGGAAATGTTCCACCAGCAACACCTAATCCAAACAATTACACATCAACAAATGAACATGACAACGAAGCAACACGTCAGTTCTAA
- a CDS encoding HD domain-containing protein, with product MDKLSKIANYSMEQLSLDHSGHGVDHTKRVVELARQILETEPQADSFITIASAYLHDTIDDKVVEDEEQAKAHLKGFLTSIELAESEIQHIFHIIENMSFSKGLSGQVDLSLEGKIVQDADRLEALGAIGILRTAYYGGFHGHPIFDPAIQPINYTKKQDYRKGSTVINHFYEKLLLLSDQMNTRYAKQEAKRREAFMRDFLKEFYEEWFVEVDSPDRQTWRDR from the coding sequence GTGGATAAATTAAGTAAAATAGCAAACTATAGTATGGAACAACTGTCCTTGGATCATTCAGGGCATGGGGTCGATCATACAAAACGAGTCGTTGAATTGGCTCGTCAAATCTTAGAAACAGAACCGCAAGCTGATTCTTTTATCACTATTGCTTCCGCCTATTTACACGATACGATCGATGACAAGGTGGTCGAAGATGAAGAACAAGCAAAAGCACATCTTAAAGGATTTTTAACGAGTATTGAACTAGCAGAATCAGAGATCCAACATATCTTTCATATCATCGAGAATATGTCTTTTTCAAAAGGGTTGTCTGGTCAGGTCGATTTGTCCTTAGAAGGGAAAATCGTGCAAGATGCAGATCGTTTAGAAGCTCTGGGAGCAATAGGCATCTTACGAACCGCCTACTATGGTGGCTTTCACGGACATCCGATTTTCGATCCTGCGATCCAACCGATCAATTATACGAAGAAACAAGATTATCGGAAAGGATCGACAGTCATCAATCACTTTTACGAAAAATTGTTGTTACTGTCAGATCAAATGAATACAAGGTATGCTAAACAAGAAGCGAAGCGACGTGAAGCCTTCATGCGTGACTTTTTGAAGGAGTTTTACGAAGAGTGGTTTGTTGAAGTTGACTCACCTGATCGTCAAACTTGGCGTGATCGCTAA
- a CDS encoding DEAD/DEAH box helicase: MSHFKQFNFQPFINEALAEKGFQEPTEVQERLIPLILKGKNIIGQSQTGSGKTHTFLLPLFQKINATKEEVQVVITAPSRELATQIYEAAVQIAKFSDPEIRVSNFVGGTDKQRQLSRLNHQQPQIVVGTPGRILDMMNEQALKIHTAFAFIVDEADMTLDMGFLNEVDQIASRLPEKLQFLVFSATIPEKLRPFLRKYMENPIIEEIKPKAVISEDIENWLVSTKGKDKNQTIYQLLTIGHPYLAIVFANTKQHVDEIADYLKNQGLKVAKIHGDITPRERKRVMRQVQNLEYQYVVATDLAARGIDIEGVSHVINAEIPEDLDFFIHRVGRTGRNGLKGTAITLYSPSDEELIAGIEKIGVVFEPMEIKNGEIVKTYDRNRRTKREKSKDTLDPTLIGLVKKKKKKIKPGYKKKIDWAIAEKNKKDRKIERRQQTRTARKNKKNSNQ, translated from the coding sequence ATGAGTCATTTTAAACAATTCAATTTTCAACCGTTTATCAACGAAGCGTTAGCAGAAAAAGGTTTCCAAGAACCAACAGAAGTACAGGAACGTTTGATTCCTTTGATTTTAAAAGGGAAAAATATTATTGGGCAATCACAAACTGGTTCAGGAAAAACGCATACGTTTCTTTTGCCTCTATTTCAAAAAATCAATGCAACCAAAGAAGAAGTCCAAGTGGTCATCACTGCGCCAAGTCGTGAATTAGCCACACAGATCTATGAAGCTGCTGTTCAAATCGCAAAATTTTCTGATCCAGAGATCCGTGTATCGAATTTTGTCGGCGGAACAGACAAACAACGTCAATTAAGTCGCTTGAACCACCAACAACCACAAATCGTCGTAGGTACACCAGGACGTATCCTTGATATGATGAATGAGCAAGCGTTGAAGATCCATACTGCGTTTGCTTTTATCGTAGATGAGGCGGATATGACTTTAGATATGGGCTTCTTGAATGAAGTCGATCAAATCGCTAGCCGCTTGCCTGAAAAATTACAGTTTTTAGTTTTCTCAGCAACGATCCCAGAAAAATTACGCCCATTCTTACGTAAATATATGGAAAATCCGATCATCGAAGAAATCAAACCAAAAGCTGTGATTTCTGAAGATATTGAGAATTGGTTAGTTTCAACAAAAGGGAAAGACAAGAATCAAACAATCTATCAACTTTTGACGATTGGCCATCCTTATTTAGCGATCGTGTTTGCAAATACGAAGCAACATGTTGATGAAATCGCGGATTACTTGAAAAATCAAGGATTGAAAGTTGCGAAGATCCATGGAGACATCACCCCTCGTGAACGCAAGCGTGTGATGCGTCAAGTCCAAAACTTAGAATATCAATATGTCGTTGCGACTGACTTAGCTGCTCGTGGGATCGATATTGAAGGCGTTTCTCATGTCATCAATGCGGAGATCCCAGAAGATCTTGACTTCTTTATCCATCGTGTCGGTCGTACCGGCAGAAATGGCTTAAAAGGAACAGCAATCACGTTGTATTCACCAAGTGATGAAGAATTGATCGCAGGAATCGAAAAAATCGGTGTCGTCTTCGAGCCAATGGAAATCAAAAATGGCGAGATCGTTAAAACGTATGACCGTAACCGTCGGACAAAACGTGAAAAATCAAAAGACACACTTGATCCAACATTGATTGGTTTAGTGAAGAAGAAAAAGAAAAAAATCAAACCTGGTTATAAGAAAAAAATTGACTGGGCGATTGCGGAGAAAAATAAAAAAGACCGCAAGATTGAAAGACGTCAACAAACGCGTACAGCCAGAAAAAACAAAAAGAACTCAAATCAATAA
- a CDS encoding carboxypeptidase M32, which produces MNEKEFLKEVKEIDLMSQALTVLDWDIQTGMPEKSSEDRSEVNSYLYGLYFSKKVGPKIAEAIEYFSAHPDELSEVGRDVFEKVKEDYELEHKVPEELMKELTSATSKAHSKWQESRESKQFADFEAALTRNIEITKQLIPYWRKDEKTDYDVLLNQYEPGMTVEILDQVFDQVKEGIISIRQALVEKGTAPATDFLSRKMTKEQQKRFVVSVIEQLGYDFSRGRLDDTIHPFMIGVNRNDVRITTRWNEEDFKMATFGGIHEAGHGMYEQNIDEKYLYTPVGEGTSMGIHESQSLFNEIIVGSNRSFWEKQYPFFQECAEGTFDDISFDDFYRSLQHTKASLIRIEADSLTYPLHIIIRYEIEKMIFNEGLAVEKLPEVWNQKYEEYLGIRPTNDLEGILQDVHWSGASFGYFPSYALGFMYAAQLVHAMKKDLSVDEILASDDYSPIKEWMTEKIHQYGASRKPNQLILDATGEPLNPQYLIDFMRKLYFSVYGIEEA; this is translated from the coding sequence ATGAACGAAAAGGAATTTTTGAAAGAAGTTAAAGAGATCGATTTAATGAGTCAAGCACTAACAGTACTTGATTGGGATATTCAAACAGGCATGCCAGAAAAATCAAGTGAAGACCGTAGTGAAGTCAACAGCTATCTATACGGACTTTACTTCTCAAAAAAAGTAGGCCCTAAAATCGCCGAAGCAATCGAGTATTTTTCAGCACACCCTGACGAATTATCTGAAGTTGGTCGAGATGTCTTTGAGAAAGTCAAAGAAGACTATGAATTAGAGCACAAAGTACCTGAAGAATTAATGAAAGAATTGACTTCTGCGACGTCAAAAGCTCATTCAAAATGGCAAGAATCTCGTGAGTCGAAACAATTTGCTGATTTTGAAGCAGCGTTGACTAGAAATATCGAGATCACAAAACAGTTGATTCCTTACTGGCGTAAGGATGAAAAAACAGACTATGATGTTTTATTGAACCAATATGAACCAGGAATGACAGTAGAGATCTTGGATCAAGTGTTCGATCAAGTAAAAGAGGGAATCATTTCCATCCGCCAGGCGTTAGTTGAAAAAGGAACAGCGCCCGCAACAGATTTCCTTTCACGTAAAATGACAAAGGAACAGCAAAAACGCTTTGTTGTCAGCGTCATTGAACAATTAGGGTATGATTTTTCTAGAGGTCGCTTAGATGATACGATCCATCCATTTATGATCGGTGTTAACCGTAACGACGTGCGAATCACGACTCGTTGGAATGAAGAAGACTTCAAGATGGCGACATTTGGGGGCATCCATGAAGCTGGCCACGGGATGTATGAACAAAATATCGATGAAAAATATCTATATACACCAGTGGGCGAAGGCACGTCAATGGGTATCCATGAATCGCAATCACTATTCAATGAGATCATCGTTGGTAGCAACCGCAGTTTCTGGGAGAAACAATATCCATTCTTCCAAGAATGCGCAGAAGGCACATTTGATGATATCTCTTTTGATGATTTCTATCGTTCACTACAACACACAAAAGCAAGCTTGATCCGAATTGAGGCGGACAGCTTGACGTATCCATTGCATATCATCATTCGTTATGAGATTGAAAAAATGATCTTCAACGAAGGATTAGCAGTTGAGAAATTACCAGAAGTATGGAATCAAAAATATGAAGAATATCTAGGTATCCGTCCGACAAATGATTTAGAAGGAATCTTACAAGATGTCCATTGGTCAGGTGCAAGTTTTGGTTACTTCCCTTCCTATGCGTTAGGATTCATGTATGCTGCACAATTAGTGCATGCGATGAAAAAAGATCTCTCAGTCGATGAGATTCTTGCTTCTGACGATTATTCTCCAATCAAAGAGTGGATGACAGAGAAAATCCATCAGTACGGCGCGTCAAGAAAACCAAATCAATTGATTTTAGATGCAACAGGAGAACCGTTGAATCCGCAATACTTGATCGATTTTATGAGAAAACTTTATTTTAGCGTATACGGTATCGAAGAAGCCTAA
- a CDS encoding THUMP domain-containing class I SAM-dependent RNA methyltransferase translates to MDKNREFNLIATAASGLEALVGKELRDLGIECQVENGRARFKGTMETIATVNLWLRTADRIKIVVGEFDARTFDELFEQVKALPWEDYLPLDASFPVAGKSIKSTLYSTPDCQAITKKAIVERLRTYYHRPATVPLTETGAHFQLEVALLKDHVLVTLDTTGPSLFKRGYRLEKGGAPLKENMAAALVMLTNWRKDRPFYDPVCGSGTLCIEAALIGHNIAPGFNREFVCETWDWFDASVMEAVRAAAEEQADYDIELDITGSDINGQMIGIARANAEEIGLGDSITFQQRAVKDFKTEKEYGVIVANPPYGERLGEEESVRRLYKEMGEVFRPLKTWSKYILTSDLAFEEFYGQKATKKRKLYNGALRTDLFQYWGTRLPRKERTENE, encoded by the coding sequence ATGGATAAAAATAGAGAATTTAATTTAATCGCGACAGCGGCAAGCGGCTTAGAAGCATTAGTCGGCAAAGAACTAAGAGACTTAGGGATCGAATGCCAAGTAGAAAATGGACGTGCGCGTTTTAAAGGAACAATGGAAACGATCGCAACAGTCAATCTATGGTTAAGAACAGCTGATCGCATCAAGATCGTTGTTGGTGAATTTGATGCACGGACTTTTGACGAACTATTCGAGCAAGTCAAAGCGTTACCATGGGAAGATTATCTTCCTTTAGATGCGTCATTCCCTGTAGCTGGGAAATCGATCAAATCGACGCTTTATAGTACACCAGACTGTCAAGCGATCACTAAAAAAGCAATCGTTGAAAGACTGCGGACTTATTATCATCGTCCGGCAACTGTTCCGTTGACGGAAACAGGCGCGCATTTCCAATTAGAAGTTGCTTTGCTAAAAGATCATGTGTTAGTTACCCTTGACACTACTGGCCCAAGCTTATTTAAACGTGGCTATCGTTTAGAAAAAGGTGGGGCACCATTGAAAGAAAATATGGCAGCGGCTTTAGTGATGTTGACAAATTGGCGAAAAGATCGCCCGTTTTATGATCCAGTTTGTGGTTCAGGAACGCTTTGTATTGAAGCGGCACTTATCGGGCATAATATCGCTCCTGGATTCAACCGTGAGTTCGTTTGTGAAACATGGGATTGGTTCGATGCGTCTGTAATGGAAGCTGTTCGTGCAGCAGCGGAAGAACAGGCAGATTATGATATCGAATTAGACATCACTGGTTCGGATATCAATGGTCAAATGATCGGTATCGCAAGAGCCAACGCTGAAGAGATCGGTTTGGGCGATTCCATCACTTTCCAACAAAGGGCAGTGAAAGACTTCAAAACAGAAAAAGAATACGGTGTGATCGTTGCGAATCCTCCTTACGGTGAGCGTTTAGGTGAAGAAGAATCCGTTCGTCGTTTGTACAAAGAAATGGGCGAAGTTTTCCGTCCATTGAAGACTTGGAGCAAGTACATCTTGACAAGTGATCTGGCATTTGAAGAGTTTTATGGACAAAAAGCAACAAAGAAACGCAAGTTATACAATGGTGCTTTGCGCACGGATCTATTCCAATATTGGGGAACGCGACTACCAAGAAAAGAACGAACAGAAAACGAATAA